ATGAGAGGCGTGACCAGAGAGGAGTGCTGTGCCGGGGGCCGCCTGGACACAGCCTGGTCCAACTCCAGCCTGCCCATGAATGAGGTCAGCCTGCTGGGCTTCCTAGGAATCGTCTCCTGTAAACCAtgcaaaggtaaacaaacaaacatttaaaagatttGTTGAAACCGCCAAGTAAAAGGAATCAATTAACGGTGCTTTGATTTGGTTTATCCCTGCGGGGCATGGTATTAGTCATTGCATGTAAACCAAAGTTAAATGCTCTACTAAAGTGCctaaaaccaacatttaaacaatttaCACATTGGGGGTAAACCTTTTAAATTTGGAGCAGGCTGTGTCTGTCAGTAGTAGTCTTAAGGTAAGTACCGGGGGTTCTAATCACTGCTTAGATATCATTTGCAAAGGCTTTACTTATGTTTTAGAGATCACAGGAACCAAATTGGCTACTCTGTTACACAAAACAAGTTTTTTGGAGAGTTAGTGAAATTTAATCCAAACCATTTGGCATCTGTAAATCTAGAAAATCTGATTTCCCGGAGAAGCTTGCTAACAAAATGCAGACCTGGATCGAGGAGAGCTGTTTCACATTACTAAGCCCAGCTGTCCTAAAAGTTTTCATCCCGTGGAATCACTGCACGGTTCATTCTGGTTCACTTACTGATAAATTCTGTTTAATGAGCAGTactaaaaatgtgatttttccaCGCTAATAAGGTCCAgtaaaaatcaacacattttttggcAAACCCACCCAACCACAGCCTCCTAAAATTTAGATTGTATTTGTACACAAAGGCAGCCTGTTGCTCCGTCAAAAAAGACTCACATGAAGGTAAACAACTTTCACATGGAAAAACGAATAAAAGTTGGGTGAATCACAACTTAAATCGCCCCCCTTCActctaaaaaaatgtgtttacttttcCTAAAGCTACTTAAAAAAATAGCCTGTTTGGGTCCAAgagcaaaataagaaaatgcatTCCTGCAGGCTGGAATAAATGCCTGCCACATGCCCAGAAGTCTGGGACTCATAATGTGTTACACTATCTTGATCGTTTAGAATTCTGTGGAAGGAAAAATACTGTCGCTATCATGAATGTCCCGCCAAGAAAAGTCGACCCTTTCATCATCACAAGACTGTAGTTATTATGAAACAGTCACTTATTGGTAACTGCagaggagataaaaaaaaagaaagaagaaaatgcaTCAAGTAAGACCAGAAGAGTatgagagagaaataaaacaacagatctgaaataaaacaggataTTAAAGTACTGgtaaagactgaaaataagaaataatttaACTTATAGTTTACAGAATCCTTAGGACTCAGTGCTGATCAGGCATCATCTCTAAAGTTCCTGGGAAGAAACATGTGTGCATTGTCTAACTCAGCACTGTGTAGGATTACAGTTCCCCCTGTGCTTTGACATTATGGGGTGTCAGAGGAGCCCGGGGCTTCCTCACTTCTCAGCCTGTAAACTTCTCTGACAGCTATTTGAGCTCCGTCTACCACTGAGCCCCTCCGTCCCTCTGCAGGAGCTTAGCCCAGTCAGTGTGCAGCCGTACACATAGATCTGTTATGAAAACACGCCAGCCTCACATTCCAACAGGCGAGACACCCCTGTGTGTAACGGTCAATAAAGAGATGTGATCATTGTAAATATTGTGCAAGGTGAAAATTGTGTTATGGTCTGGGAAAACCTCAGGTCCCAAGCTTGTTTTGTATGAAAATGCCTGTGGATCACCTGATGTCTGCAGACTTGTTAATACAGTAACAGtacactgaaactgtgcagTGCTCACGCACATATGAAACCACTCGCTGTGCTTTTGTAGAGACTTGCGATGGAGTAAATTGCAGTCCCGGGAAGGTTTGCAAAATGAAGACGGGAaggcctcagtgtgtgtgcgcaccAAACTGCTCTCAAATTACCCAGAAGCACGCTGTGTGCGGCAGCGACGGGCGGTCATATAAGGATGAGTGTACCATGCTGATGGCCCGCTGCATGGGGCACCCCGACCTGGAGGTCATGTACCAGGGAGATTGCAAAAGTAAGCAAGATGAACTTACTTTATGCTTTTTTCAAGAAATGTTGTTCTGCACAAAGCAAATTTGATAactatccttttttatttcttccacaGAGTCGTGCTCCAATGTGGTGTGTCCCGGTACCCACACCTGTGTGACCGACCAGACCAACAGTGCTCACTGTGTCATGTGCCGCACAACTCCTTGCCCAATGCCCATGTTATCCGAGCAGCAAATCTGTGGCAATGACAACATCACTTACCGCAGCGCCTGCCACCTCCGCCGCGCCACCTGCTTCCTCGGCCACTCCATAGGAGTCCGCCACTACGGCCACTGCAACAGTAAGTCAACAAAAACACCTGGCGCCTTCCATTTGGCAAGTCTTACTTGTCTTTAACAATTCTGCAGCAcattttaaccctttttttgtGCAGCTCCCCCTCGGAAACCTCAAGATTTTGAAGGCAGTGAGGAGAACGCAGTCTAGATGGACAACTCCTGACTCTGGTCGACAAACCTATCAAAGTGTCACACCGCTAGCTTACCATGAAGACCTCTTTTTTTGGCAATCACTCCCTCAACCCTTTGTGCACCGATGACCATATATTTGGATCTCTGTTTGAAGACATACAATAGTTTAAAAGAGCTACAAAAACCCTGTGAGAAATTTGTGCTAATCTTGTGTTAGTTTGGGAAATAGAAGCAGATGAACACGAGTTTTGAGATACAACTATCTCAGGCTCCTCGGGAGATGTGTGCATATTGTAAATAGAATACCACTACTATTTATTGGAGAAGGTATCAAactctatttatatttttattagtTAGTTACAGTTCCATATATCCTTGGTAAAGCTGGTGCATAAATCGTATTTATTGTGTTTGGTTTATTGTGTATGTACAATTGTGGCCACTGgcattttacagctttttttttttttacagtttttatgttCTCCATGCCCATCAAACAAACTGATTTCCCAACAGGCTGATGGAAAGCATCACTAATATCTTTGTAAGTTGTTACCACTTCCAATGTGGTTTCAATTCTAAATAAGACAGCTACAGTTGTGCTGCGtgtactttttgtactttttgtctgGAAGTGAGGAAGGGGCTCAGCCTAAACAAACCGGTATCGTCTCTCTAGATCCCTCCCACCACACATGTTTACTCTGGATCCTGATCCAAACTCTTTGCCACCTGCAAAAATTAACAGTTTGGTTTTGTTTGGAGTCTCAGAAGACTGCTGGGCTGTCCTCTACAATACCTCCTCTATTGACTGCTTAgctttgttttgtaaatgcatttttgaaGGTTGTGGTAGTTCAATCTGTTGCTGTTTTgctgatttaatttgatttaaatatttccaaaaatggCCAGACAAATGTAATCAGCTTCATCTGATTGAAAGCAAAATTAAATTTGTCTGGGAATGGACTGCAGTCATCGCCAACTGAACAAACGTGATTATTCTGCCATTGGAGAGGACTCAATCAGTTCATCGTTGACACGGCTAGATATCCATACAAATCACCAATATCCAGTCCAATTAGATCTTTAAACTCAACACAGACTAATGAAATACTTTCAATAATGTGTATTATGGAACATCTCAATGGATCATATGTAAATAACAaaggtgtgtgtacctgcctgTGTACCTACTGTGAAATCTGAATGACAAatgcatcaacatatttttgtatttttgtactgccatttcaaaacaacataaagTTTAATATTTGTCACAATGTGtcatctttccttttttccttttataaGATAAATATACTGGATTCCCGCTTTGCAATCAGTTTTTCCTCAAATCCACCTCATCACATCGTCTGCATTTGATTATAACACTACAATAACAATACACAGTGCTTTACAACTGTGAAACCGTGTTTGTCGTAGATTTTCCCAAATTTTGTAACAGTATTAGTCATACCAAAGTTTGCGCAAAATGAGTTCATATTTGTTTCCTAAAGTAATCTGGATGGTGTTCTTCTTATGCTCCAGCAGCCAGCCGTGCACCCCGTAAATGCGAGAAGTGGTTAGACCTTTTCTCCTGTGCGTGCCGTGAGTCGCCTCTCTGACAGGCCTCTCAAGGCTTCACATGAGAGGCAGCAGGGAATCAAATCCAGGCTGAGCAGCTTTTTCTCCCCTTGTCTCCTCAGGGATATCCCCCTGCTCTGGGGTAAGTGGTTGGGTCAGGGGGATAGAGGGTGAAGAAACTTAGGAATGAATGTTTCAAAGTGCTGAGGCCTTGGTACTGACTCACATCCCTGTATAAAGTACCTcccttgtttttctgtctttctttctccttcctctaaATCCTGTTCTCTACCATGCTGCAGCATCTGGTTCAACTTTAGGGAGATGTTTATATTCCTGTCCAAGAACTCTTTTATTACACTGGGAATGAAATTAGATGTTTTGTTAGTTCGAACAGGGCAAATAACAATGCCACTGAGGGGCTTTTGCTGTGCCCACACATAAAACATAACACACATAATTGGCtttttcagatatatttaattttttttctgcacaatgtGTGTAAAATTTCATATGGCTGATTGATCCAAAGAGCCATGCAATCATAATGGTTACATATAGACTCCAGACAGGCAGATGTGGCTTCAGAGGGACCCTCTGGACTTGTCCAAGCAGAGGTTTACTTCTGTCTCATTTCAATTGAGTTTTTCATCTTTGGGTTTAATATATAGAAACCTAAACTTGAACTGCCTAATCTACACCTCATTATGGAGGATGTTTATGGAAAATGCAATGTTAAAGCCAATTATTCCCATACCTTTATGACTCTTCTATAAATTCCTTTGCGACCCACACAATAAACTCCCCAAAACCGTGTTTCTCACCATAGTTTAAAAAGTGGCAACCCCACAGGAATTTGCAGTGAACACccacttaaataaaacatttgtccGCACTTTGCGGTGCATGTGTTGAAACGGCTGTGGTCTTCCAGGAAaatacacaaactgaaaaataagTTGAGACAGCACTTATGATAAATGTATCTGGACAAACCATCCTGATGATGCATAAAAGACAAATCCCATTTGCTGTTGTCATTATGACCATGTAATAAATTCACCAGGAGCGACCTGTACCTCATCACCACACAGCCCTCTGACTGATGTCGGATATGATGTGCCTATGTCATACCAGCGGTGGTTAAACCACAAAGCCACAGAGTAAACCTATGAGCCATTTCAGAGCTATCCAAATTACACTAAACATGAGACCTCAGGAATTCTCTGCCCACTTTACTCCgtatttcactctttttttctttatgttatgGTTTGCGGTGCAGCAAATGAGGGGTCAGCCTCACTTCCACTCGAacacagctttgtgtgtgtttgtctgcatgttTGACTGTGTGGGTGTGATTATGGGTGCATCTCACCTGTTATGAGCAAGGGATCagtcacacacattacatcacAACCTCTAGCTGAGTTGTTTATTTCCCTACAAACACATGGGGCTGTGATGTGACGCCCACACTGACATTGCAGTGGTGCGTAATCATCCTGCTCTGAGATGTCAAGCGTCTTTCTCAACGACGTCCACATGGTATCATTTCCGCCAAGTTGCCTTACTACTTCCAGTAAGTGAACAGCGAAAACTTAGATTCAAATGATGTTGTGATGAGACCAAGGCACCGTGGAGTGTTTCAGACCACCCACTCTCTGGATCGCGCCACTGCATTCTAAACAGCTCAGTCTCACAGCTGAAACTAATAGATATCAGatccatcactccatcagaATATATCTGCCTCACACTTTATTTACTAGACTTGCTCAGCAACACGGCAAGCCTTTTACTTTCCACATGTGcatgaaattacattttgacaatTGATCATTAAACTGACACAACAGCCCCCACTTCAGTCTTAAAGTTTATACTGTGGCAGATGACATTATACGAATTTCTCGGAaatgctcttttaaaaaaaaatgtattatccCTGATGTGGAGTCATGTATATTTCACTGAGTCATATTTTAGCCCACCAATCTGTCCAACTACCATCACAGAGTGCTGCTCATATAAAGATGATGACAACATCTtatagagaagaagaaaatcatTTAGGACACTTTAAAccctttaaaatcacaaaactATATTGATAATTCAATCATCATTACATGGTTTCAGCGCTCCAAGATGTTAATATTTGCCAGGCTCAGGACACTTCGTCCCTTGCCTGGCAAACATTGACTGTACCTGTCAACACAGCTACTGTAGTGGCTCATTTGAAACCAAAGCTATCTGACTTTGCGCAACAACTGAAAgtccatgtgtttttattgcacattttctgtgtttttcagggATTTGCCCAGGATCCAATCACCAACAACATATCGGAGTTAGGAAGTTGTGCAAATGCAAATTGTCCCCAATTATTCTGGGGGAATTGTCTCACTTCCTTGTCCTGACCTCTGGGACGGCTTCTAGTCTGTGTGTGGTCTGGCCCATACTGTACGTACTGCCAGGAGGATGTAAAGGTACTGGGAATACAACATCAtatgaaaatatgattttaaagaTGATACATATGTAAAACgtaaatatacaatatttattattaaaaaagtcAACTTTAAATCATTTCACTTGATGCTCACTTGTTAtggtattaaataaacatttaggtACTGTGTGAGACTCGTAAGTGTTTTTTAACATGTCGGCCTCAGACAATATGATTGTTGCCTCCCTATTTTTGCACTGACAAGGTCATTTAACTAAATCTGGTTTGAGTTCATGTGGAATTATCgagacacacaacaacaaaattCAATGAGGTGTGAAAATTGCACTCCAATTATGTCAAATTGTGCAATTTGAGGCTTGGAAAAGTTCCAAGCCAGGACCGTATATTCACCATCAGCTTTTCAGGTGGCTCTTGCATAGCAAGacagaaatgcattttatttatagaagcCTTGGTCAAGATACCTGCTTGTTTACATCATGATGTTCATTGCTTATCATGGACAGTTTTGCTGTCATGTGTGAAGGTATGCAATGCAAACTCAGCAAAGATGAAAGTGAGAAGGTTctagcagtggctcagtaagtatAGGGAATTGGACTGGGAGCCGTAGGGTTGCTGGTTTGAGTCCCCTAACAGACCCAAATATTGAGTATGGACTTCTTGGAGAGGTCCAAGTCCACCTCCCgagccctgctgtggtgcccttttATTTTAGTTGAACAGCTAACCATTGCAGGACAAAGCTAAATCTTTTAGGCAATCCTCTGCTTGCTGAAGTAGCACAGTGTACCACAAATGAACTCAGAGGCCCATATGGTATCTATTGCTCCAGACCACAGAGCTGCACATCTTGTAAACACACCGATGGTCAGTTTTAGATTAGAGGAGTAACTGCACCCATGCATCATGTCATCAGTTCCACTGTTGCTTGGTGTGTACTGTGGAGGCTACCAGAAAACTGCATGCgcaaacacataaatatttacacatacagtacatcgtacatctgtactgtactgtacagcACGCCATGGTCAAAGTAGTTTTCAGATCCTTTCTTTCActaaagtactaataccacaaTGTTCAAATTTTGTATGCACATGAAAGTCCTAACACCTTACAAGTGGAGGTATGTTAGAACTATCACCAAAAGTGcttaaagtataaataatgtGTATTCAGTCTGCAGACAAAAATAGAGTTGTGTCTATTTATGTGAGGTTTCTTGCCTAATATGATGTTTTTGGATAATATTGCTGCTGCATAAATGTGTATTTCGCATGTATTTGCTGTGTTCAAGGTTGTGATAATTCAACTcctttataaaatgtttggataGTTTAATCTACAAGCAGAAGCACAAGTCAGCTTTTCATGAGCTCAGACAAACATCCCTGTGTGACCACGCATTTTCCAGCTGATTCAGGATGTTAGTAAGTAAACTTTTTTTCagtggaaaatgaaaaataaagtcaattGTTGTGGAAAAACTGTCACCTGAAAAGTAGTAACTGAGCTGTAGAAAGAATGTGACACACTTTGTTACtgtcttttttcacatttatccACCTGTTGGGGAATTTTTTGAGGAAATGCTATAGAAATTGATATTTCTCTTGGCAACTTTTCTTCCCTCAGTTGGTGTTGATGTGTGGGATGTGCTGGGTAGAATATATAACACTACAGTTTGTCTTTCCAACATGATATGGTTTTTATCTTGTGCTCAGtctcattttgtttcctttgaCTTTACACTGTATTGCATCATTCAGTTTTTTTGACTCTTTGTTACCCAAAATATCATAGACAAGTTAAAGGGcacttttttaaaggggcccaatTATAGGGGCCCTTCTACTGtgaaatgctttaatgttaaaaaggtcTTTACTTTTAACCTTCTGTCTTAAACCTgagcagtctgctctgattggttagcttgctgtgtctgttgtgattggtcaaccacttagagatgtcctttCCCTTAGCatgaacaatgtgttggatcacCAGCCAATATTAGCGCacgtgttacatagtgatatcactatgttacagaagtcaAATGGATGCATTTCCGGCAGGGGGGTGTGGTGTTggagaaaaactccctctggagggaactttgggattttagcttttgcagaccatttacatgaacaaaaacctatataacacactacagaaaagggaaaaccccttAAAGCTATAAGGGCCATTTAAGATTCTCATGAATAAAGGGAATAAAGAATAACACTCCACAGCTATCTGCAGTAAGTGACCACAAACACTATACTACAACAAAGCTGGTAGAACTTAACTTGCTAACTGTACACAAATGTTCCTTGAGCAACATCTATATTTTGTTAGCTGCCCAGTGATGTAATCAAAAACACTGATGTACCCATGAAGTACCACAGGATTTTGTTTTAGAACACAAGCAGCGCAAGAACACACTGTGGGCTATCTGCTGTGATTTAATTGTGATGTGTATGCATGtctatatatgtgtgtgtgtgtgtgtgtgtgtgtgtgtgtgtgtgtgtgtgtgtgtgtgtgtgtgtgtgtgtgtgtgtgtgtgtgtgtgtgtgtgtgtgtgtgtgtgtgtgtgtgtgtgtgtgtgtgtgtgtgtgtgtgtgtgatgcacaGCTGTGTGTCTGATGCACAGCTCTTGTGACACATGGCCTGAGACAGAGAGTGTctggagggagaaagagactGAAAACAGGTGATGCATGACTAAGAGGCCCAGGAAGTTCCAGCAGGCGGCTGTTGTTGCtgagtgtgtgagcgtgtgtgtctatgtgtgtttatgtgtgtaccCGGGTCTGTTTCGGGGCCCAGAGGGACTGTGTGGGGCAATCCCGGCTGGAGTGTCTGGAAAAACTCTATGGACTGACAAAAGCAGCAGTGTCCCTTACAGCATATCTGTCTGCCACCATGGCTGCAGCACTTTATTGCCTCATAGCGTGTAATACATGATCAACCCTAAAAAGAAGccagagaaaacaacaacaaactgtaCGTGGATGTATTACAGCATGTGCGTACACCTACACGTGTACTCTAAAAGTGGTTTGattacagcagcaggaagaatTCCAATCCCTTGCAGAGTATTATAGCATTCATGCAAAtaacagcatgaaaacatctAATGTATACATATTTCTTCAAATACTTAAACTCAAAAACTAAGTGATCATCGCTCTGTCTGGTAAAGTTGAATTCTCCTGCTCTCACGACCTGTCTCTGACCCAAAGTCACCGACTCCACAGATTGAATTGCTACAATGAGCATTTGACTGGGCTAGCGGTGACGCACTGGGCGCGGAGAGACAAAAGCTTACCTCAGCCAGGCAGACATAGCAAACCTCAATGCTATCAGACCCTCTCTAATCTCAGCCCATGGGACAGTCGTGTCTTTCTCGCTCCCACATGGCCAGTTCAGACACAATGCCGGCCCAGAGACGACATTGGGACCAGCTAGGTTACACTGTGAGCTCTGAGAAATCATCCAGTTCTATTATACCAAATCATATCTGTGTTAAGCCTGCCATGTTGACAAATTAAACCATTGGGCCACTTGAAATTTTGCAGTTGTATTGGAAGCTGTGACAAAAATGATTTTCGGCATTTTAATGAATACTATAGAAACAAATTACATCCTAGGTTATTCTCATctagagaaaaaaatgaacattttaaagtaaatatcagGCCAGATGGTTTGAGAgatgtgattggctgatgaaAGGTCGGACGGGAACTCCTACTTACTCTCAACGTGTGTTGCCAAGCACCAGAGATAGTGCAGACATTTTTACAGCCGTCAAGCTGCAGTTATATGGTAATCACATTATATCTACCTGTGTAACAAAATATTGAAGACATTTAAATTTACAgcctcaaaaataaaaacagacccaaaaacaaaacaaaatcaatcattttcTTCTCTAGTTTTTATGTAACTAAGCAAGACCTTCACTGCTATCTCAGGGCCGACAGATAGCCGCCAACAAGAACTTGGCTGTGTCCACACGAGACAAGAGAATGTCTTTCCCATATGAAGGGCTATTTATTAACTGATTTATGTGTCTGATTTGACACTTGATAAAATGGTTCCAACAACAACTGTCAAATAATCAAGGAAACACACAAATCCACCTTCGACAAGATGTGATTCTCAAAAACAGATGCTACTTTTCAACGCTTAAAGTATGACAGTTAGGCTCAAGAGGTGGTTGACAGGAATCCAAtggaaaactaaaatgtgtcaaaataaatccAGTGCAGTGGAAGATTGTAAAAACACGTCTCTGGTTTATATGTGAACAGGGACAGAAGAGCGGCCTGATCCTTCAGGAACATTACATGAGTTCAATGGAGAAACAATGTGGTGATACAAAATACAGACTTTTGGATTGGTATGTGAGTATGAATTTAGGACAACTTAACCTGGTAAACCCAAACATATAATCACCTGAATTGATATTTCATCATTTCTAAGTCAATATAGCCAGAATGTACTGTGTCCTCAGTCCCTGGCTACAAAGTGAAGTACATTAAAACTCTTCATCAATTGGTACACAAAGGCACCACCATGTGGTCATATTCTATAACACACATAATTGTTAGTCTTTTTGAAACgcaaatacatactgtaaataattcaacaataataataataataggctAAAcgtgatttaaatgttttatgtttaaaacttttgtaaaataaaaagccaaattACTTCCATATAATCCATACAAAAATTCACAATCCTACTCTCGAATAGATTATGTATAATACAGCCAGTAATGTTGTTTCCCCTATATTTTCATCGTTCatatgtaatacattttcacggtattattattttgaatgtagGGCTTTCAAATCTACCTCATGTTTTGTCGTATTTTCTAGGTCCGTCAACATTGACCTCTCCGGTGTTCCGTAGtccttcctccacctctctaCCTGTTTAGTGGTTAAAGATGGCTGAAGCTCCTCCATGGCCCAGCCGGTTCTTCTGTCACAGATGCTCCGCAGAGATTAGTCCTCGGCTTCCCGTAAGTACCGTCTACATATAGTAAATATGGATACAGTTGTGCAAATGAAAACCACAGTGGTGTTGTCGCTACTTTAGTAGAAGTCGTTTTAGCAACGGCCCTAAcatttagcatgctaacagtgTTAGCTTACTACTACGAGGTCCCGTTTATCTTGCTAACGCTAATACAGTGTTAGTTAGCTTCTTATCTAAGTAGTAGATTCATCAGCATACAAACCTACACTACGTAGTCATTACCCAAATGCCACGGTTTCTTTGTCATACGTCATATATAACAATGTTTGGCTTGATCATTTGTTGATTATTGTGCGTTTTACGGGGTATGTTAGCCGTTATTGTTAGCTATATTCATTAACAGCGGTTAAGTCTTTAAAACTGATCGCCTCAAAGTATCgagtatttgtttaatttgtgaAAAGGTTACTAGTGTGCTTGATTGTTATCACTCCCACAACAACAATGCCACTGCGTCCTCTTCTTGTTTTGCTATTCAATAAAACCATACAAGTGGCATGTCTGTCACAGGCTAGAATGATCTGTCACAGAGCTGTAAATGTGCTCTTCACAATGCGAAAGCTCAGCCATAGGTTTCTGTAGGATGCTGGATGGGCCTGTGGCCATATTAACACCC
This DNA window, taken from Eleginops maclovinus isolate JMC-PN-2008 ecotype Puerto Natales chromosome 9, JC_Emac_rtc_rv5, whole genome shotgun sequence, encodes the following:
- the fstl3 gene encoding follistatin-related protein 3; protein product: MIFFIPVFAVLLTFYQIERNPAFAGMCWLQQGQDQRCDMVLMRGVTREECCAGGRLDTAWSNSSLPMNEVSLLGFLGIVSCKPCKETCDGVNCSPGKVCKMKTGRPQCVCAPNCSQITQKHAVCGSDGRSYKDECTMLMARCMGHPDLEVMYQGDCKKSCSNVVCPGTHTCVTDQTNSAHCVMCRTTPCPMPMLSEQQICGNDNITYRSACHLRRATCFLGHSIGVRHYGHCNTPPRKPQDFEGSEENAV